In a genomic window of Flavobacterium sp. KACC 22761:
- a CDS encoding serine hydrolase produces the protein MKKYYFILFLLFSLSIFAQQNSIFVAMDKAASVLMQKSKANSISIGVVKNGVSYTRHYGEIDKGKENIANNNTVFEVASITKLFTGLLTAQAVLEGKLNPDDDIRKYITGSYPNLQYNGTPITIKDLVSFRTGFNKDLPDTAELRKNRNDSSYLAFKRLDESYNREKFFEDLKTIQLDTLPGTKFKYSNGSLNLTAHILENVYHKSYETLLKEHILSRLRMTSTGINLSPKVVVANGYNLKGTLMPQISDNLWGAAGRLKSTLGDLTKFIVYELNTKDKIVQESQRNLLNSSTIWNGYFWDHIEVDDNGKSCWKHGGAFGTQNMLVVYPERQLGLSIIVNISDENTANALGEAIVSLSNDLLSEYKKQSGIYGYKIMNNNIIFSYIHDKALNADLVKSVSIAGTFDNWNPDDKNFQMIRKDKNTFELAVPLSQLEKNKTHLFKFVINKSGWMQAPKNAINKETEGNQNLILKI, from the coding sequence ATGAAAAAATACTATTTCATCCTATTTTTGCTTTTTTCGTTGTCAATTTTCGCACAGCAAAACAGCATCTTTGTTGCAATGGACAAAGCAGCTTCGGTTTTAATGCAAAAATCAAAAGCAAATTCTATTTCTATTGGAGTTGTAAAAAATGGAGTATCTTACACCCGACATTATGGAGAAATTGACAAAGGAAAAGAGAATATTGCTAATAACAATACTGTTTTTGAAGTTGCATCCATAACAAAACTATTTACAGGATTGCTTACTGCTCAAGCAGTTTTAGAAGGAAAACTCAATCCAGATGATGATATTAGAAAATACATCACAGGTTCCTACCCAAATTTACAATATAATGGAACGCCTATCACAATTAAAGATTTGGTTTCTTTTAGAACAGGTTTTAATAAAGATCTTCCAGATACTGCAGAATTAAGAAAAAATCGAAATGACAGTAGTTATTTAGCTTTCAAAAGATTAGATGAATCATATAATCGCGAAAAATTCTTTGAAGATTTAAAAACAATTCAGTTAGACACTTTACCTGGAACCAAATTCAAATACAGCAACGGAAGCTTAAACTTGACAGCTCATATTCTAGAAAATGTATATCATAAAAGTTATGAAACACTTTTAAAGGAACATATTCTTTCTAGACTTAGAATGACTTCAACTGGAATAAATTTAAGTCCAAAGGTTGTAGTTGCAAATGGTTATAATTTAAAAGGTACATTGATGCCTCAAATTTCTGACAATCTTTGGGGAGCTGCCGGACGATTAAAATCAACTTTAGGTGACCTAACCAAATTTATTGTTTATGAATTAAATACAAAAGATAAAATTGTTCAGGAATCGCAACGAAATCTTTTAAATAGTTCGACAATCTGGAATGGATATTTTTGGGATCATATCGAAGTTGACGACAACGGAAAAAGTTGCTGGAAACATGGTGGTGCTTTTGGAACACAAAACATGCTCGTTGTTTATCCAGAAAGACAATTGGGACTTTCCATCATTGTAAATATCAGCGATGAAAATACTGCAAATGCTTTAGGCGAAGCCATTGTGAGTCTTTCAAATGATTTATTAAGCGAATACAAAAAACAGTCTGGAATTTATGGATACAAAATAATGAATAATAATATAATTTTCAGCTACATACACGACAAAGCTTTAAATGCCGACTTAGTAAAAAGTGTTTCAATTGCAGGCACTTTTGATAACTGGAATCCTGATGATAAAAATTTTCAGATGATTCGAAAAGACAAAAACACCTTTGAGTTAGCTGTCCCTTTATCTCAATTGGAGAAAAACAAAACACATCTATTTAAATTTGTAATCAACAAAAGTGGCTGGATGCAAGCTCCAAAAAATGCTATAAATAAGGAAACTGAAGGAAATCAAAATCTTATTCTAAAAATTTAA
- a CDS encoding SsrA-binding protein yields MYKILAKLNKVLLPSFTKQGLDISKAKKWQMAIIGYRAYVTKRALGN; encoded by the coding sequence ATGTACAAAATCTTAGCTAAATTAAACAAAGTATTGTTGCCAAGTTTTACCAAACAAGGTTTGGATATTTCAAAAGCCAAAAAATGGCAAATGGCAATCATTGGGTACCGCGCCTATGTCACAAAACGCGCGTTAGGCAATTAA
- a CDS encoding DMT family transporter — translation MKTKKINLPPVQAVLLAIISVQCGAAIAKTLFPALGAAGTASIRIGVSAIILLLAYRPNLKEITKAQWKVVIPYGLSLGAMNLIFYFAIEKIPIGLAVTLEFIGPLLLAIIGSKRLIDYLWVLLAAIGILLIAPWTNDRLDSLGVIFALLAGALWACYIVFGGKISKIMNEGTAVSTGMLLAAILVLPFGIFENGLANLTPRLFGMGVALALLSSAIPFTLEMKALGKLPPRTFSILMSLEPAAASICAFIFLNENLSFYEILAVVCVIVASAGSTLTAKK, via the coding sequence ATGAAAACTAAAAAAATCAACCTTCCTCCTGTTCAGGCGGTTTTACTTGCAATTATTAGTGTACAATGTGGCGCAGCAATTGCTAAAACATTATTTCCAGCACTTGGAGCAGCAGGTACTGCATCTATCAGAATTGGCGTTTCGGCAATAATTTTGCTTCTTGCCTACAGGCCAAATCTAAAAGAAATTACAAAAGCGCAATGGAAAGTTGTCATTCCGTATGGATTATCTTTGGGCGCCATGAATCTGATTTTTTATTTTGCAATCGAAAAAATTCCAATTGGACTTGCGGTAACATTAGAATTTATTGGTCCGTTATTGCTTGCGATTATCGGATCAAAACGTCTTATTGATTATTTATGGGTTCTATTAGCCGCAATCGGAATTTTATTGATTGCGCCATGGACAAATGACCGTTTAGATAGTTTGGGCGTTATCTTCGCTCTGCTTGCAGGAGCATTATGGGCATGTTATATTGTTTTTGGAGGAAAAATTTCAAAAATAATGAACGAAGGGACGGCTGTTTCAACAGGAATGTTGTTGGCGGCAATTCTGGTTTTGCCTTTTGGAATTTTCGAAAACGGATTGGCAAATCTCACACCAAGACTTTTCGGAATGGGCGTCGCTCTTGCCTTATTATCAAGTGCGATCCCGTTTACTTTAGAAATGAAAGCTTTAGGAAAACTGCCTCCTCGTACTTTTAGTATTTTAATGAGTTTAGAACCGGCAGCAGCTTCAATTTGTGCTTTTATTTTCCTGAATGAAAATTTAAGTTTTTATGAAATTTTAGCTGTGGTTTGTGTCATAGTTGCTTCTGCAGGAAGCACTTTGACAGCAAAAAAATAA
- a CDS encoding fasciclin domain-containing protein, producing the protein MKTRKFLATAVLALTFGFVSFAQKSVMVGGAPMYPNKNIIENAVNSKDHTTLVAAVKAADLVETLQGKGPFTVFAPTNAAFDKLPKGTVETLLKPENKKKLQTILTYHVAAGKWSAADIAKAIKDGKGKASIKTVSGGTLTAWMKGKDLYISDENGGQAKVTIADVNQSNGVIHVVDAVLLPKN; encoded by the coding sequence ATGAAAACTAGAAAATTTTTAGCGACAGCAGTTTTAGCTTTGACATTCGGATTTGTATCTTTTGCTCAAAAATCAGTTATGGTCGGGGGAGCCCCAATGTATCCAAACAAAAATATTATTGAAAATGCAGTAAATTCAAAAGATCACACCACTCTTGTTGCTGCTGTAAAAGCCGCAGATTTGGTGGAGACTTTACAAGGAAAAGGACCGTTTACTGTTTTTGCTCCAACAAACGCTGCTTTTGATAAACTGCCAAAAGGAACAGTTGAAACATTACTGAAACCAGAGAATAAAAAGAAATTGCAAACAATTTTGACTTATCATGTAGCGGCAGGAAAATGGAGCGCTGCTGATATTGCAAAAGCAATTAAAGATGGAAAAGGAAAAGCTTCTATTAAAACGGTAAGTGGCGGTACCCTTACTGCTTGGATGAAAGGTAAAGATTTATATATTAGTGATGAAAATGGTGGGCAAGCAAAAGTTACAATCGCAGATGTTAATCAGTCAAATGGTGTGATTCATGTAGTAGATGCTGTTTTGCTTCCAAAAAATTAA
- a CDS encoding LD-carboxypeptidase: MNYQENYLSEADKAIKKYIIPPYLKKGDTIMIVAPAGFLTDSTEIDPGIELAKSWGLNIKLGKNLFKRHNHFAGTDLERQNDMQEALDNKNIKAIWCSRGGYGTVRIIDQLDFTAFKKNPKWIVGYSDITTLHEQVHRLGFASIHATMPGGMKRATPEAKETLYKSLFGEDLSYEVTTNPLNKLGTSKGVLIGGNLSIVMSMLGSNSDIDPKGKILFIEDVGEDLYRVDRMMYTLKRNGFLKDLKGIIVGDFDYKTEENILFGGTQREIILNVVKEYDYPVIFDFPAGHIRNNHALTFGKKVKLESNAQSVIISYQ, encoded by the coding sequence ATGAATTATCAAGAAAATTATCTTTCGGAAGCCGATAAAGCAATAAAAAAATATATAATTCCGCCTTATCTAAAAAAAGGCGATACCATAATGATTGTTGCGCCAGCAGGTTTCTTAACCGATTCAACAGAAATTGATCCCGGAATTGAACTTGCAAAAAGTTGGGGGCTAAATATTAAATTAGGAAAAAACCTTTTCAAAAGACACAATCATTTTGCTGGAACCGACCTAGAAAGACAAAATGATATGCAAGAAGCTTTAGATAATAAAAACATAAAAGCAATCTGGTGTTCCAGAGGAGGATATGGCACGGTCAGAATTATTGATCAATTGGATTTTACGGCTTTTAAAAAAAATCCAAAATGGATTGTTGGTTATTCTGATATTACCACTCTTCATGAACAAGTTCATAGATTAGGATTTGCATCTATACACGCTACAATGCCTGGCGGAATGAAGCGAGCGACGCCTGAAGCAAAAGAAACATTATATAAATCTTTGTTTGGTGAAGATCTTAGTTATGAAGTAACTACTAATCCGCTTAATAAATTGGGTACGAGCAAAGGAGTTCTTATTGGCGGAAATTTATCGATCGTCATGTCAATGTTAGGCAGTAATTCTGATATTGATCCAAAAGGAAAAATTTTATTCATCGAAGATGTTGGTGAAGATTTGTATCGAGTTGACCGAATGATGTATACACTTAAAAGAAATGGCTTTTTGAAAGATTTAAAGGGAATTATTGTTGGTGATTTTGATTATAAAACAGAAGAAAATATTTTATTTGGAGGCACACAACGTGAAATCATTTTAAATGTAGTAAAGGAGTATGATTATCCTGTTATTTTTGATTTTCCAGCAGGACATATCAGAAACAATCATGCGCTGACTTTTGGCAAAAAAGTCAAATTAGAATCTAATGCTCAATCTGTAATTATTTCTTACCAATAA
- a CDS encoding biopolymer transporter ExbD: protein MKNLPQKIRSKKLNSRVDLTAMVSVSFLLIIFFMVVGELSKSKALDLNMGRDCEDCGYGYEGENRNFTILLDEKDKLIYYIGILEGPKKGPKTISYGKNGIRKELAAYNNIALKYSKQKGKTRRGITVIIKPTKKSNYGNLVDILDELKIANITSYYIVPEFTPEESKLLAAK, encoded by the coding sequence ATGAAAAATCTACCACAAAAAATCAGAAGTAAAAAGCTAAATTCAAGAGTTGATTTAACCGCAATGGTCAGTGTTTCTTTTTTACTGATTATATTTTTTATGGTTGTTGGAGAATTGTCGAAATCAAAAGCTTTAGATTTAAATATGGGACGTGATTGCGAAGATTGTGGCTACGGTTATGAAGGAGAAAATCGTAATTTTACGATATTATTAGATGAAAAAGATAAACTAATTTATTATATAGGAATCTTGGAAGGCCCTAAAAAAGGACCAAAAACTATAAGCTACGGAAAAAATGGCATACGTAAAGAATTAGCCGCTTATAATAATATTGCGCTAAAATATTCAAAACAGAAAGGCAAAACTAGAAGAGGAATTACTGTTATTATAAAACCAACTAAAAAATCTAATTACGGAAATCTTGTAGATATTCTTGATGAATTAAAAATTGCAAATATAACTTCTTATTACATAGTTCCTGAGTTTACTCCTGAAGAATCAAAATTATTAGCTGCAAAATAA
- the rpsA gene encoding 30S ribosomal protein S1 translates to MSEQTKSQEEFLANFNWHNFQEGIDAVDEKNLQEFEELVSKTFIATDQEEVVEGVVVRITDRDVIVDINAKSEGVISLNEFRYNPNLKVGDKVEVLIDIREDKTGQLVLSHRKARTIKSWDRVIAANETGEIVNGFVKCRTKGGMIVDVFGIEAFLPGSQIDVKPIRDYDVYVNKMMEFKVVKINHEFKNVVVSHKALIEADIEVQKKEIIGQLQKGQVLEGVVKNITSYGVFIDLGGVDGLIHITDLSWSRINHPSEVLELDQKLNVVILDFDDEKTRIQLGLKQLNAHPWDALDANLTVGDKVKGKVVVIADYGAFIEVAEGVEGLIHVSEMSWSTHLRSAQDFVKVGDVVEAVILTLDRDDRKMSLGIKQLTQDPWTDITSKYPVGSKHTGIVRNFTNFGIFVELEEGIDGLIYISDLSWTKKIKHPSEFVNVGEKLDVVVLELDVEGRKLSLGHKQTTANPWDQYEDSFAVGTIHNGEISEIVDKGATVEFGDDIVAFIPTRHLEKEDGKKLKKGDTADFKVIEFNKEFKRVVASHTAIFREEEEKNVKAATENTSSASSTNAPAATLGDNNDVLAALKAKMEKTEKK, encoded by the coding sequence ATGTCTGAACAAACAAAATCACAAGAAGAGTTTTTAGCAAATTTTAACTGGCACAACTTCCAAGAAGGAATCGATGCAGTAGATGAAAAAAACTTACAAGAGTTTGAGGAACTAGTATCAAAAACTTTCATCGCTACAGATCAAGAAGAAGTAGTTGAAGGAGTTGTAGTTAGAATTACAGATAGAGACGTTATCGTTGATATCAATGCTAAATCTGAAGGTGTTATTTCTTTAAACGAATTTCGTTACAACCCAAATTTAAAAGTAGGTGACAAAGTAGAAGTATTAATCGACATCCGTGAGGATAAAACAGGTCAATTAGTATTATCTCACAGAAAAGCACGTACTATCAAATCTTGGGATAGAGTTATTGCAGCTAATGAAACTGGAGAAATCGTTAACGGTTTTGTTAAATGTAGAACTAAAGGAGGTATGATTGTTGACGTATTCGGTATCGAAGCGTTCTTACCTGGATCTCAAATTGACGTTAAGCCAATTAGAGACTACGATGTATATGTAAACAAAATGATGGAATTCAAAGTGGTAAAAATCAACCACGAATTCAAAAACGTTGTTGTATCTCATAAAGCGCTTATCGAGGCTGATATTGAAGTACAGAAAAAAGAGATCATCGGTCAATTACAAAAAGGACAAGTATTAGAAGGTGTTGTTAAAAACATTACTTCTTATGGTGTGTTCATTGACTTAGGTGGTGTTGACGGATTAATTCACATTACTGACCTTTCTTGGAGTAGAATCAACCACCCAAGTGAAGTTCTTGAATTAGACCAAAAATTAAACGTTGTAATCCTTGATTTCGATGATGAGAAAACAAGAATTCAATTAGGATTGAAACAATTAAACGCTCACCCATGGGATGCTTTAGATGCTAACTTAACTGTTGGTGACAAAGTTAAAGGTAAAGTAGTTGTAATCGCTGATTACGGTGCATTTATCGAAGTTGCTGAAGGTGTTGAAGGTTTAATCCACGTTTCTGAAATGTCATGGTCAACTCACTTACGTTCTGCTCAGGACTTCGTGAAAGTTGGAGATGTTGTTGAAGCAGTTATCTTAACTCTTGACAGAGATGATCGTAAGATGTCATTAGGTATCAAACAATTAACTCAAGATCCATGGACTGACATTACTTCTAAATACCCAGTAGGTTCTAAACATACAGGTATCGTTAGAAACTTTACAAACTTTGGTATTTTCGTAGAATTAGAAGAAGGAATTGATGGATTAATTTATATCTCTGACTTATCTTGGACTAAGAAAATCAAACACCCATCTGAGTTTGTAAACGTTGGTGAAAAACTTGATGTTGTTGTATTAGAGTTAGATGTTGAAGGACGTAAATTATCTTTAGGTCACAAACAAACTACTGCTAATCCTTGGGATCAATACGAAGATTCTTTCGCTGTAGGAACTATCCACAACGGTGAGATTTCTGAAATCGTTGACAAAGGAGCTACTGTAGAATTCGGAGATGATATCGTTGCTTTCATTCCTACTCGTCACCTTGAAAAAGAAGACGGAAAGAAATTGAAAAAAGGTGATACAGCTGATTTCAAAGTAATTGAATTTAACAAAGAATTCAAAAGAGTAGTTGCTTCTCACACTGCTATCTTCAGAGAAGAAGAAGAGAAAAACGTGAAAGCTGCAACTGAAAATACTTCATCTGCATCTTCTACAAATGCACCAGCTGCAACTTTAGGAGATAACAATGATGTATTAGCTGCATTAAAAGCTAAAATGGAAAAAACTGAGAAAAAATAA
- a CDS encoding nucleoside permease, producing the protein MGIKLRLTVMNFLQFFVWGIWLISLGGYMGQVFGPLEGGSVGLSIGRTYGSMGWASLFMPALLGIIADKYFSAQKVLGVSHIIAGIAIFFATKAENSTEMYWVIFATSCFYMPTIALNNSVSYAVLNKFQFDVQKAFTPIRVWGTVGFIIAMWITDLTDWKSNTGQFVFASVAMIVTGLFSFTMPDVPAENKNTNQSLSSKFGLDSFVLFKQKKMAIFFVFAMLLGAALQVTNMFGDTFIRSFGANPEYHGTFGVEHSVFIISLSQISETLFILTIPFFLKRFGIKQVMMFSMIAWVLRFALFGIGNPGSGVIFLILSMIVYGMAFDFFNISGSLFVEREADSKVRSSAQGLFMLMTNGIGAILGGEFAGRTVSYFTTGNTVEWSKVWFSFAAYAFVILIFFTFLFKYKHDPKELENLNH; encoded by the coding sequence ATGGGGATAAAATTAAGGCTGACTGTAATGAATTTTCTTCAATTTTTCGTTTGGGGAATTTGGTTGATTTCGTTAGGAGGATATATGGGGCAGGTTTTTGGTCCATTAGAAGGCGGTAGTGTAGGTTTATCAATAGGAAGAACTTATGGTTCTATGGGATGGGCAAGTTTGTTTATGCCGGCTTTGCTTGGGATAATCGCTGATAAATATTTTAGCGCACAGAAAGTTTTAGGGGTTTCACATATAATAGCAGGAATTGCTATTTTCTTCGCAACTAAAGCAGAAAATTCTACAGAAATGTATTGGGTGATTTTTGCGACAAGTTGCTTTTATATGCCAACTATTGCTTTAAATAACTCGGTAAGTTATGCGGTTTTAAATAAATTCCAATTTGATGTGCAAAAAGCCTTCACGCCAATTAGAGTTTGGGGTACAGTAGGTTTTATTATCGCAATGTGGATCACTGATTTGACAGATTGGAAGTCAAATACTGGACAATTTGTTTTTGCTTCTGTAGCGATGATTGTTACTGGATTGTTTTCGTTTACAATGCCTGATGTTCCAGCGGAGAATAAAAATACGAATCAATCGCTTTCAAGCAAGTTTGGATTGGATAGTTTTGTTTTGTTCAAGCAAAAGAAAATGGCAATATTTTTTGTTTTCGCCATGTTGTTAGGAGCTGCGCTTCAAGTTACAAATATGTTTGGTGACACTTTTATAAGAAGTTTTGGTGCTAATCCAGAATATCACGGAACTTTCGGAGTTGAACATTCGGTATTTATAATCTCATTGTCTCAAATTTCAGAAACGCTGTTTATTTTGACTATTCCTTTTTTCTTGAAAAGATTTGGTATTAAACAAGTAATGATGTTTAGTATGATTGCATGGGTATTGCGTTTTGCATTATTCGGAATAGGGAATCCTGGTTCGGGAGTTATTTTCCTTATTTTATCAATGATCGTTTACGGTATGGCTTTTGACTTTTTTAATATTTCAGGTTCATTGTTTGTTGAAAGAGAAGCTGATAGTAAAGTCAGATCTAGTGCTCAAGGATTATTCATGTTGATGACTAATGGAATTGGAGCAATTTTGGGAGGTGAATTCGCTGGAAGAACTGTGAGTTATTTCACAACTGGCAATACTGTTGAGTGGTCAAAAGTATGGTTTTCATTTGCAGCGTACGCTTTTGTTATTCTAATTTTCTTCACGTTTTTATTTAAGTATAAACATGATCCTAAAGAATTAGAGAATTTGAATCATTAA
- the cmk gene encoding (d)CMP kinase: protein MKKITIAIDGFSSTGKSTLAKQLAKELEYVYVDTGAMYRAVAFFAMQHDFIGTDFFKKEELIASLPKIQLEFKFNSDLGFAEMYLNSENVEKQIRTIEVSNFVSTVAAVSEVRSKLVEQQQEMGKNKGIVMDGRDIGTVVFPDAELKIFMTASAETRAQRRFDELQQKGDNVTYEEVLKNVVDRDHMDTHREDSPLVIADDAIEIDNSYLNKEEQFAAVLELINDVVKTA, encoded by the coding sequence TTGAAAAAGATTACCATTGCAATCGACGGATTTTCATCAACTGGAAAAAGTACTTTGGCAAAACAATTGGCAAAAGAGCTTGAATATGTATATGTAGATACTGGAGCGATGTATCGTGCGGTGGCTTTTTTTGCCATGCAACATGATTTTATTGGAACCGACTTTTTTAAAAAAGAAGAACTAATCGCGTCATTGCCTAAAATCCAGCTAGAATTCAAATTTAACTCCGATTTGGGTTTTGCAGAAATGTATTTGAACAGTGAAAATGTGGAAAAACAAATCAGAACTATTGAGGTGTCTAATTTTGTTAGTACAGTTGCTGCAGTTTCTGAAGTTCGTTCTAAATTAGTAGAACAACAGCAGGAAATGGGGAAAAACAAAGGAATTGTAATGGATGGGAGAGATATTGGAACAGTTGTTTTTCCTGACGCCGAACTTAAAATATTCATGACTGCCAGCGCAGAAACTCGTGCGCAGAGGCGTTTTGATGAATTGCAACAAAAGGGCGATAATGTCACTTATGAAGAGGTTTTGAAAAATGTAGTTGACCGCGACCATATGGATACACATCGTGAAGATTCGCCATTAGTAATTGCCGATGATGCAATCGAAATTGATAATTCTTACTTGAATAAAGAAGAGCAGTTCGCTGCGGTTTTGGAATTAATAAATGATGTTGTAAAAACCGCTTAA
- a CDS encoding murein L,D-transpeptidase catalytic domain-containing protein: MKIFTLFLFMTVSVFSGAKHYFKAEESTITNVEIERINSRITDIRNMINADKRYNSKIAFLIDMKVPSGKNRFFVYDLEKNEVIDQGLVAHGSGSETGIQGMLKFSNMPNSNCTALGRYSIGKTYKGIFGKAYRLAGLDETNNKALERAIVLHAYSAVPLEEQDHYISRSHGCPMVNEEFFKRIQKIIDSSKSNIIMDIYY; encoded by the coding sequence ATGAAAATATTTACTTTATTTTTATTTATGACAGTAAGTGTTTTTTCGGGAGCAAAACACTACTTCAAAGCAGAAGAATCGACGATTACCAATGTCGAGATTGAAAGAATCAACAGTAGAATAACTGACATAAGAAACATGATTAATGCTGATAAGAGATATAATTCTAAAATCGCATTTTTGATTGATATGAAAGTGCCTTCTGGAAAAAACCGCTTTTTTGTTTACGATCTAGAAAAGAATGAAGTTATAGATCAAGGTCTTGTAGCTCACGGTTCTGGTTCAGAAACAGGTATTCAGGGCATGCTGAAGTTCAGCAACATGCCAAATTCTAATTGTACGGCTTTAGGCAGATATTCAATTGGAAAAACGTACAAAGGTATTTTTGGTAAAGCTTATAGATTAGCAGGTTTAGATGAAACAAATAACAAGGCCTTAGAAAGAGCTATTGTTTTGCACGCCTACTCTGCAGTTCCATTGGAAGAACAAGATCATTATATCAGCCGCAGCCACGGATGTCCAATGGTAAATGAGGAGTTTTTCAAAAGAATTCAAAAAATAATTGATAGTTCTAAGTCGAACATCATCATGGATATTTACTACTAA
- the porQ gene encoding type IX secretion system protein PorQ, with protein MLKQIVLFFMLLLCSSSIAQVGGRYTYQFLNLTSSPRQAALGGKVITIYDEDVNQVMFNPAVLNEDMDNHLAMNYGSYYGEASYGTASYAYTYDRHVQTFYAGVSYVNYGSFEGYDENGQATSDFTGSEGALTLGYAYNVPYTDLHIGVNGKLITSTLESYNSIGGAIDVGIMYQIEKNDVNLALVFRNIGTQFTTYSGIKENLPFEIIAGVSQELEHVPLRWHLTLENLQQWNISFSNPVRGETNIDGSTSEEKVSFVNNVLRHVAFGIELFPQRAFNLRLGYNFRRGEELRIDEQRNFSGVSLGFGLRMNKLKFNYSYSRYTLAANTSLFGLTLNFQ; from the coding sequence ATGTTAAAACAGATTGTTTTATTTTTTATGTTGCTACTTTGTTCGAGTTCAATCGCGCAAGTAGGAGGGCGTTACACCTATCAATTTCTAAACCTGACATCATCGCCCAGGCAGGCTGCGTTAGGAGGAAAAGTTATTACGATTTATGATGAAGATGTTAACCAAGTGATGTTTAATCCCGCGGTTTTGAATGAAGATATGGATAATCATTTAGCAATGAATTACGGAAGTTATTATGGCGAAGCTTCTTACGGAACAGCATCGTATGCATATACTTACGACAGACACGTTCAAACTTTTTATGCTGGAGTAAGTTATGTCAATTACGGAAGCTTTGAGGGTTATGATGAAAATGGCCAAGCCACATCAGATTTTACAGGGAGTGAAGGCGCGCTAACACTCGGATATGCTTACAATGTTCCTTATACGGACTTGCATATTGGGGTAAATGGAAAGTTAATAACTTCGACTTTAGAGAGTTATAATTCAATTGGTGGAGCAATTGATGTGGGAATTATGTATCAAATTGAAAAAAATGATGTAAATTTGGCACTAGTATTTCGTAATATTGGAACACAGTTTACAACTTACTCAGGAATAAAAGAGAATTTGCCCTTTGAAATCATAGCAGGTGTTTCACAAGAATTAGAACATGTACCGCTTCGCTGGCATCTTACATTAGAAAATTTGCAGCAATGGAACATTTCTTTTTCGAATCCCGTTCGCGGAGAAACTAATATTGATGGATCAACAAGTGAGGAAAAAGTTTCATTTGTAAATAATGTGTTGCGACATGTCGCTTTTGGTATAGAATTATTTCCGCAAAGAGCATTCAATTTGCGTTTGGGATATAATTTTAGAAGGGGAGAAGAATTACGAATTGATGAACAGCGTAATTTTTCTGGGGTTTCACTAGGATTTGGTTTGAGAATGAATAAGTTGAAATTCAATTATTCTTATTCAAGATATACATTGGCAGCTAATACAAGTCTTTTTGGTCTAACTTTAAATTTTCAATAG